The following are from one region of the Pygocentrus nattereri isolate fPygNat1 chromosome 20, fPygNat1.pri, whole genome shotgun sequence genome:
- the si:ch211-12e13.12 gene encoding paralemmin-2, which translates to MVSKDNTVACSGTKTACIKKQQKNLMNSLSSSTEHAQKSTELYRNSKRTVQTLTLTSGVVTPEKSPQPQEPRSDHVDLHKESVSESVSDGLGPALLTTQTTTLKESLGGFTEHLDAGSLHCGSEAEDSLLDGGETSLDKSSSMGMVDSSNMASSEDVRTLACVLRSEVILIDEDDDDMSLRERTVTDCSVTDGNAAQLVCGRLLSISSDSSPSVCEKQSQSLEATPQPEQEEEPPRRPKHLCCYCTIL; encoded by the exons ATGGTATCCAAGGATAACACAGTGGCCT gctCTGGCACTAAAACAGCCTGTataaagaagcagcagaagaacCTGATGAACAGTCTCTCATCTTCTACTGAGCATGCTCAGAAGAGCACAGAGCTCTACAGGAACTCCAAAAGAACGGTACAGACCCTAACACTGACCTCAGGGGTCGTGACTCCGGAGAAAAGCCCCCAACCACAGGAACCCAGGTCAGACCACGTCGACCTTCATAAAGAGAGCGTGTCTGAATCGGTGTCTGACGGCCTGGGTCCGGCTTTACTGACAACACAGACCACGACCCTGAAGGAGTCGTTAGGG GGTTTCACTGAGCACCTGGACGCTGGCAGTCTGCACTGTGGCTCCGAGGCGGAGGACAGTCTGCTGGACGGCGGCGAGACGTCTCTGGACAAATCCTCCTCCATGGGCATGGTGGACTCCAGCAACATGGCGTCCTCAGAGGACGTGCGCACGCTGGCCTGCGTGCTGAGGTCAGAGGTCATACTGATTGACGAGGACGACGATGACATGTCCCTCAGGGAGAGGACAGTCACCGACTGCTCCGTTACGGACGGCAACGCCGCCCAGCTCGTCTGTGGTCGCCTGCTGTCCATCTCCTCTGACTCTTCCCCTTCCGTGTGTGAGAAGCAGAGCCAGAGCCTGGAGGCCACGCCCCAAcctgagcaggaggaggagcCGCCCAGGAGGCCCAAACACCTGTGCTGTTACTGCACCATCCTCTGA